The Camelina sativa cultivar DH55 chromosome 16, Cs, whole genome shotgun sequence sequence AAACTTCTGTGTAACCTACGGGAAAGCCCATGGAGaaagctagggttttttttttaaagagtgaGTGAgctctgggttttttttttttttttttgataaagttgatttttttaataaactgaGAAGTTTGATTTATAGAGAGGccaaaggaggaggaagaagatgaagaaagattgGTACAAGATCCGTCTTAACGACGTCGTGTCGTGTAAGATTGATTTTTGATAAAGTTAACTGACTGTGACGTTTGGTTATCTGAACGTTGCAGTGAGTACAAAATGGGAAAGCAAGAAAAGGTGATAAGATTGGTCTGTGAGATATGGTTCTGTCACCAAACATTGTTGGGATTGttgttattgtgttttttttttagttggctACGTGCGTCTCTACAGGATACATACATATCTTTGGAATAAAAGCATCTGCAAGTTGCACGACGATCAGCACACGTGGTACGTACGGTTGATAGGAGATTGTTGATGTGtagggctgggcattcgggtagcccgttcgggttcggatattatccattcgggttcgggtaaacgggtttagaaaaatagaatccattgggtatttttagatatatggttcggttcggtttgagtattatcgggttcgggtcggcttgggttacaaattttagaacccgattagtacccgaactaccgggtacccgaaaaaatataattaaatttaaataaatttagttaaattttgacttatataacaaaatattttagatattttgattatttttgatatttaagtataaaactaaatgaaatatttaaaattataatcataattttggggtaattgcattatattaatgataaatattataaatatgtttatatgttcgggtttaatgggtatcCAAATGTGTACTgggtattacccgaccctaacccgaacccacaagtattagaaaatagaacccaatagaaTTTTATAGGCAAATCCGTACCCAACCCGAACTCGGTTTTTCGGGTCGGATTCCGAATTGgatattcgggtacggtttttatgccgaTGCCTATTGATATGGATTgcgaaattaattaatttgtccTATTTTTCCCATTTTATATCCTCTTTTTGGGATTCGTTGTATTTTATTTAACACGTGAAATTTTCACTAGGCCACTAGAAAAAATAGGCTACGTTCTCGGTACATTAGGACATTTTTTCATCagagaacacacaaaaaaaaatggaacacTAATTATCATTTACTctataaaaacaatttgatcAAGATTGTTAACTAATCTAGTAGTAAAGTTCAATCAAGCGGCTGAGCTTCTTCGTTACGTGAATCGCACTTCCAAAAAGAGGTCTGATGCATAGCCTCTGGTTATTGtttataggaaaacaaaaaaaaaggaatatacTACAGATTTTATATTACACGTAATTACATCTGCTAATTAAGGCTTACCAGGCTAGCAGCTAAGCTAAATAGCTTACTTTACTTGACTAGTGCAGAGTGCAGacatttgtttttgtgattcaaTGTTGGTATTAGTTGAGGTGCATATGTCAAATAATTATATCGATCAACTATAATATTACTATTactagtttatatatagttcattgcttttgtctttgttatatattagtACTACTACCACTACGGTCTGaattaatcagttttttttttttttttgacaaatgatAGCACTACGGTTTGGATTactcatagttttgaaaatgatgataatatGTTTAAAGATCAGTATAAGATTAAATTGGAATATATATAGATcgatataaaaaagaaaaaggcatTAGGTTTGGAGTAAAACATTACAAAAgcaaaagttaaaaagaaaatgaagaaagcaaagagaaaCGAGAGAAGAGTGTGTTGTGGGTCATGGAGGCTTTAAAAAGAGGGCAATAGAGATGATTAATAAAGAGGAACCAATCAACCTTATCTATACCCCTCATCACCCTCAATTTCGAAAATgatgtatatttgttttttataactatatagtagtatataaaagaagaaaaagtccaTTGTTTAACTGAGTGGTGGGCCGGATGTATATAGGAGACAAGTCGTCGGTGGCAATGATCCTTCCACCAACCGGCAATGGTTCATGGCTCAACTATGATCGGAAAAATGTCGTTTTACCAATGAACATATGTTATGTTATCTTTAAATcgtattttaaaatcaacttGTCCTACTCATCTAATACTAATAGTTTATATATGAACATATATTCATCATTAGAAAACTTACACACGATGCTATTTTCAAACTTAGTATTAATAGATTTGATTCTATAGCTGGTAGGAGACTCGATCGATGACACAAAAATAACcctagataaattaataatgctTATGTTTTAGTCAACTTATGGGTTTTAGATTCACACGCTGAATCCCGAAAACGTATACGTTAGAAAACGCAGctaataaattttctatatactgcagtctacttttttttttctttttttctgaaacaGTACTGTAGTCTATACAAGGCTtccataaaaacacaaaatatcaaaaactcatAAAGTATATATTAACGTTTGAGCCCATAATTGTGTTGtaataatcaaaatcatttaaagtatttttgacaagacatatatatgattacacAGGTATATAAATACATGTACAGTATTATACTGTTTTTGTATTCAACGTCATCACGAAATTCAAACCAAACTTCAATTAGAAAATTCATGACGCTCAACTAGTCACCGAACATACATGTTTGTATGTATATTATACGACAAAAAAGACATGCAAAGTTGTCAATAACCATTGggtccaaaagaaagaaaaacactcTCCAAAACGATAAGAGGAGCGAAATAGGTATGGAGATTGGTGTGTTGATTTGGAAATGTTATAATGAGGCCGAGACAGTCACATGGCCCTATTGCTTCTATGCCTTTCATCTCATGCATCTCCTATATACCTCTCCCACACTTCTCTTTGTCAGGTCACTGTTTAATTTTGATTACTCGCACCATCTCTTTCTCTGGTCCCATGATGCAAACGATACGAATATACTTGATTGACTGTTTCTTGTTTGATTGATAAcctatataagtatatataccCTACTATATATTAACCCAATTTGATCCAATATTGATCTTAGATGCTAAGATGATCGTTTTGGGTGGAATCTGAGTTTCAATCATGACTTCATTTgtaattgaataaaatttagatgatgaaagtgacgacaacacaaatttttttattacactCTTTTTGCTTTTCTACTTAAAAATACGaccaaatatttaattattggagTTCATGTATTCAGTCTCTGCTAAGGATTTTCGTGTTGTTGATATTATTAAGATATAAGATTGTAACATATTGCGATGATAAGGATATAATTAGCTCCTTATTATATCTAtctttctgttttctatttCTACTTTGAACTCTCTTTTAAACATGGCCAACTAGTGTTCgctaatcataaaattttatagatgTGAAGtcaagagttttgttttgtataaagcAGGGGTGGTTTTGAGATAGAAAAAAACGTACAATCTCAATCGCTACAATAATAGTTGATCGATTAACAACGATGTTCATAGatatttataatcattttgCTTGTGAGTGTACAGTCTTAGATCTCGTCTTGTCATTCTCCTACACGTCATGATGGTACCACTTCATGTATTATTTTGCTTGGTAGCACTCCATGTGTTTCTATTATCAAATTTCGATGCTACAAATTGCATTTAGTTAGTTCGTAGAGAAGGTACATAAATTAAATGAGGTCCCCGCAAATGTCGAAGCCAAATCTATTTTTTTGACGGCCCATTGATTTCTTCTAAAGTTAGAAAACCCAAAGCAAATATGGGCTTTCGGTATTCTTGCTCGGCCCGATCACTTGAAATAcaagctaatatatatatatatatatatatatatatttaaactcggTTGAATAGAAGTTTATGTTCAAATAGAGAATCCAAGATATGGTGGGAAGAAATTGCCACGTGTAGATGAATTGACCAATGGGGAAACACTTTGCGTTATCCATATAGATAATCAGATAAGCAGAATCTGATTCTGTCATCAGAGGGCTTTTATAGATTACACATCACTCCTTCGTTTCTTCTTTCTAACACACTTTGAGTCTTGAAGGTCAACAACGTCGAGAACAATGGCATCTCTTTGTGCTTCTTCTGCCATCGCCGCCATTTCTTCTCCAAGGTAAGCTCATCttttttgtctctcttcttattAGTTACAATCATCTGCTATAGCCTATAGATGAATGTGATTCAGATCCTCGTAAACTAGTTTAGTTTACAAGGCGAGCATAGTGATCCATTGATCTCTAGTAATTAATTTGTATAACTAGCAAATTCCCAAGAACGTGCGTACGTGTgatttgttaataataatagtgATGATCCatatgataaaaagttatgctATTATTGTATATGATAATAGTGTGATCCATATATATGATGATCCTTAGATTTATGATATTGTATGATATATGTGCAGTTTCTTGGGTGGGAAGAAACTGAGGCTGAAGAAGTTGACAGTTCCAGCTGTGTCTAGGCCTGATGCGTCGGTCCGCGCCGTCGCAGCAGATCCAGAGAGACCGATCTGGTTCCCCGGAAGCACTCCTCCAGAGTGGCTCGACGGTAGCCTCCCCGGTGACTTCGGATTTGATCCTCTTGGTCTTTGTgagtttagttattttttttgttctccctTACTATgttttttaaaccaaataagTTAAAGactattttcataattttctgacAAAATTGGACACATGTCAGCATCGGACCCGGACAGTCTAAAGTGGAACGTACAAGCAGAGCTAGTCCACTGCCGATGGGCTATGCTAGGAGCCGCCGGGATATTCATCCCTGAGTTTCTGACGAAGATCGGAATCCTCAACACTCCGTCGTGGTACACGGCGGGAGAGCAAGAGTATTTCACCGACAAAACCACACTCTTCGTCGTTGAGCTAATCTTGATCGGATGGGCTGAAGGACGTAGATGGGCAGACATCATCAAGCCCGGTAGCGTCAACACTGACCCAGTCTTCCCAAACAACAAACTGACGGGCACAGACGTTGGTTACCCGGGTGGGTTATGGTTCGACCCGTTGGGTTGGGGATCCGGTAGTCCAGCTAAACTCAAGGAGTTGAGGACCAAGGAGATCAAGAACGGAAGGTTGGCTATGTTGGCAGTGATGGGTGCTTGGTTCCAACACATCTACACTGGCACCGGTCCTATTGATAACCTTTTTGCACACCTTGCTGATCCTGGTCACGCCACAATCTTCGCTGTAAGTGTGATCCGAATATCAATTTCGGTTTTCTTGATAATCTTTTGACTCGTCTTTGACTAGCTTTTGTATCTTTCAACAGGCTTTCACACCCAAGTGAGAGACAACAACAAGGGTCGTGGGGGAGGAGAATGCGTTTGTGTGATCATGTTTGTACAAATATCGTTTTTTGAACTTCAAatattatgtatttatataaattgtggTCGAATGCAAATTAGGGTTTACCATATAACATATGCTCTTGTCCTGACTCAATAATGCTCATAAGGTTGCTTTTACATTATCATATGGGGCCTAAAAGAGCCGAACTCCTCTCCTAACAACCGCACTTAATTActagaaaaaaactattatcaTCTCAAGAATGTTTCAAAGATTAACCATTAAACTAGAAAGTATGTTATTACCAAATCGTGTAATCCAATTGATACATTCCACGAGGAATGTAGAGTTCTATTAActtaaaaaatttgatgaaaacAGACTAGAACATGATCGGACATGGTTTCTatggttttaaattttggtgAAACCGTGAAAGGCCCCTTTGggcttttttttatgttctacATTATCCGGTTTTCATGGGAAGGACTTAAACCGGTTCGGTTTGTGAAATTAAAACCCGAAACCGGTCGGGCGATTTATTTTTGGGTCAGTGTTCCAATTTTGATGCTCCGTTTATGGATCTGCAAgatccaccttcttcttcttcttcttcttcttcttcttcttcctcctttttgCCAACAAATGTTTCTATGATCTCTGTATGTGAACAGAATCTGTAATTTCTTTCTCCTCGGATTTCAGATCCATTGTTGAGTTACAATAGCCAAGGAAGGCAAAGGATTTGAGTTTCACagagaaagccaaaaaaaagatgtatatgGCTTACGGATGGCCGCAGGTGATCCCGCTTTTAGCGGGATCATGTCCGTCTTCACAGCGAGTCGTGTACCTTAAGCTCGCAGGTCGGCTATTGCTTGTTGTTTCTCCTTCTCATTTGGAGCTTTGGGGATCTTCTCAGGTGCTTGCTCTTAATCATCTCTGCATTTCGTTTCACTGTCATTCGTAATTAAGAGTTCGTTAACTGATagcttgtttgatttttgtgtcTTTTCCGGGATAGCAACGAGTGAGGTTGGGAAAATTTATGAGAGATGAGAAGTCGGTgcgagaagaaggagagaatttGCATGCTGTGTGGAGTCCAGACTCTAAATTGATTGCTGTTCTTGTAAGTTCTTAGTTTCACTCTTTTTACTTAGCTGGTTTCTGCTACTGCATCACTCTTTCAGCTGAGAATTCATCGATTTGGGGgatacaaaaacacacacacattgtATTTACCTTTGAAAGCTCGATGATATTA is a genomic window containing:
- the LOC104749189 gene encoding photosystem I chlorophyll a/b-binding protein 2, chloroplastic; the encoded protein is MASLCASSAIAAISSPSFLGGKKLRLKKLTVPAVSRPDASVRAVAADPERPIWFPGSTPPEWLDGSLPGDFGFDPLGLSSDPDSLKWNVQAELVHCRWAMLGAAGIFIPEFLTKIGILNTPSWYTAGEQEYFTDKTTLFVVELILIGWAEGRRWADIIKPGSVNTDPVFPNNKLTGTDVGYPGGLWFDPLGWGSGSPAKLKELRTKEIKNGRLAMLAVMGAWFQHIYTGTGPIDNLFAHLADPGHATIFAAFTPK